A DNA window from Pungitius pungitius chromosome 1, fPunPun2.1, whole genome shotgun sequence contains the following coding sequences:
- the LOC134132271 gene encoding PHD and RING finger domain-containing protein 1-like yields MYKSTVSDAVCGEDADKCSICLSPFEKQRVASLEKCQHVFCLECILQWSQTATTCPVDRISFDFIQRRRCPGGAVHEKIKVKANKREEDYDEDEEEEERNDTVICEECGRGDRTHQLLVCTRCDAGFHTDCLTPPLDGGPGGDWICARCAVTPQHADELTVEAEISDGELTDLLAEADGSASTSTRLRPSSLHRPSSSPDRRRSQRVPSSAGADPPPRARSSRHVPPYLLRPTEPAGTTAPAAAEGAPIRHSAAFKLKRRKRRKRAT; encoded by the exons ATGTATAAATCCACCGTGTCAGACGCAGTGTGTGGCGAAGACGCAGATAAATGTTCCATCTGTCTGAGCCCGTTCGAAAAGCAAAGAGTCGCCTCTCTGGAGAAGTGCCAGCATGTATTCTGCCTTGAATGTATCCTCCAGTGGTCCCAG ACAGCCACTACGTGCCCCGTGGATCGGATCAGTTTTGACTTCATCCAGCGGAGACGTTGTCCCGGAGGCGCCGTCCACGAGAAG ATTAAAGTTAAGGCAAATAAAAGGGAAGAGGattatgatgaagatgaagaagaagaagagagaaacgaCACTGTCATCTGCGAGGAGTGTGGACGCGGCGACCGCACGCACCAGCTGCTTGTGTGCACGCGCTGTGATGCAGG CTTTCATACGGACTGCTTGACGCCACCATTGGACGGCGGCCCTGGAGGTGACTGGATTTGTGCTCGGTGTGCAGTCACTCCCCAGCACGCGG ACGAGCTCACGGTGGAGGCTGAGATCAGTGACGGAGAACTAACGGACCTCCTCGCCGAAGCGGATGGATCCGCGTCCACCAGCACTCGCCTCCGGCCGTCCTCGCTGCATCGCCCCAGCAGCTCCCCCGATCGCCGGCGCAGTCAGAGGGTCCCGAGCTCAGCCGGCGCCGATCCTCCTCCCCGGGCCCGCAGCTCCCGG CATGTACCTCCATACCTGTTGCGGCCCACAGAGcctgcaggaacaacagcaccagcagcagcagaaggagctcCCATCCGCCACAGTGCTGCTTTCA AgttaaagaggagaaagagaaggaagcgCGCTACTTGA
- the LOC119223450 gene encoding lysophosphatidic acid receptor 6, which yields MNGTGGACSTPSAEYQSYFFPAVYILALVVGLPGNLIALFVFTRKTTPRTAFSVYISNLAAADVVILCTLPLKIHYHLHRNNWAFGDVACRVTGTLYFANIYLSIFFMTCICVDRYMATVHPHSHLKLRSHRCSLVVSVVLWCVMAVAMLVFVLMGPLNTDVPGGNSCFENFAKEEWDKRLLGYSLLCLIFGSLVPSAIILVCYPLAARRISLIRTKTAQKAVRAIYTILAITLLCFLPSHVAYLLHLLRRMGVIQSCSLVTAIYHARRVTMALVTLNTCLDPVLYYVATAHCKWKRLKMAWLRGRVRRQRGVYTIAMS from the coding sequence ATGAATGGGACCGGTGGCGCCTGCAGTACCCCCTCAGCAGAGTACCAGTCCTACTTCTTCCCAGCGGTCTACATCCTCGCTTTAGTAGTAGGCCTACCAGGAAACCTGATCGCCCTTTTCGTCTTCACCCGCAAGACCACCCCCCGCACGGCCTTCAGCGTTTACATCAGCAATCTCGCCGCGGCGGACGTCGTCATCCTCTGCACGTTGCCCTTGAAGATACACTACCACCTCCACCGAAACAACTGGGCCTTCGGCGATGTCGCCTGTCGCGTCACCGGCACCCTGTACTTCGCCAACATCTACCTGAGCATCTTCTTCATGACCTGCATCTGCGTGGACCGCTACATGGCCACCGTGCACCCGCACAGCCACCTGAAGCTGCGGAGCCACCGGTGCTCGCTGGTTGTGAGCGTGGTGCTCTGGTGCGTCATGGCGGTGGCCATGCTGGTCTTCGTCCTCATGGGGCCCCTGAACACCGACGTGCCCGGAGGCAACAGCTGCTTCGAGAATTTCGCCAAAGAAGAGTGGGACAAGCGCTTGCTGGGGTACAGCCTGCTGTGCCTGATCTTCGGCTCCCTGGTGCCGTCCGCCATCATCCTGGTGTGCTACCCGCTGGCCGCGAGGCGCATTTCCCTCATAAGGACTAAAACGGCGCAAAAGGCCGTGAGGGCCATTTACACCATCCTGGCCATAACGCTGCTCTGCTTCCTGCCCAGCCACGTGGCGTACCTGCTGCACCTCCTTCGCCGGATGGGGGTCATCCAGAGCTGCTCTCTGGTGACCGCCATCTACCACGCCAGGCGGGTCACCATGGCGCTGGTCACCTTAAACACGTGCCTGGACCCCGTGCTTTACTACGTCGCCACCGCCCACTGCAAATGGAAGCGGCTGAAGATGGCGTGGCTGCGGGGGAGAGTCCGGAGACAGAGGGGGGTGTACACCATCGCAATGAGCTGA